ACACTGCGGAGCCAAGATTACTTACCGCACAAAGTAAACACAAAGTAGAGATATATAGAGCGATTTTGGATTGAGTATTGTAGAAACAAAACCAAGGTCAGAGCAAGAGTGTATATACAAGGAACTAATCGGAAGAATCACATAACTGAAAGTGAGTGTGCGAAATCGGCCTTAAAGGTGGGAAATCTCGAGTGAGttatttttagttttggatctgattggCAATTGAGAGCCGGGATGGTGCGTGTCTTAAGGTAGTAAGTTCACAAAGCGTAGTGTGTTGAATAGCGCAGATCTATACTGCTTTGATGctaaaatgaattgtttttccTCTTATGCGTTGTAATCATCTAACGCACGTAGATTTTCCAAAAGTCTCCTGGCGACGAGATGGTATCATTAGTCATGTCATCACAGAACCAGTAGTCTTCTCTCAAATACCAGTAGTACTTATACCCAACAAATGCAGCCCTATCGTACAACCGTTGCTCTCTTTTCTGGTTTTCCTTACTCCATTTTCCCACATGGTACCTGTTTTCGTATCCCCAACTTTCACACTGTGCTGCCAGCTTTGAGTTATCCCCGTGCATTTTTTGAAAGGACCCGCATGAAGTAGGCACTACATttgtctgaccgctgaagtactgaACTACAACTTCGCCAGAGCTGTTAGCCACAGTGGCCACGTGGAACGTACGTCCCTGTTTCTTACTGCAGTGGAATCTAAGCTGAGTGAAATTCAAGTGTGATCTGAGATCTTGCATTGCCTTTGTTCCAATACCCATTTTGTTGCTGGTGAAGTTTCTGATCGCTCGGTATGATGAATTTAAAGTCCATCTGGTGAATGAAGTAGAGCCATCAGTTACAAAGTTTGCGACGAGAAGCCATCCTCCTGAAATAGAACAAATCggaatttaaaattctttcagcGTTTTAAGcctattttcaataaaagaaatcactcagcttgaataaaaaatgagatTTCACAATTCCAATACGAGCTCGAGATTTCTGTCGCTTGATAGTTGACAAAGA
The sequence above is a segment of the Pocillopora verrucosa isolate sample1 chromosome 5, ASM3666991v2, whole genome shotgun sequence genome. Coding sequences within it:
- the LOC131784520 gene encoding uncharacterized protein; amino-acid sequence: MHLIIVAAAKQLPISRRAMFSIRENMRLKSHVVDSFNSPSLTSCSHSCLRNSCCSSTNFKKPSKENDQGTCELNQHGFLDEDAEFQDEQGVTYSIFLKRCDMTGCLNGGSCILDENKQTFKCWCKAPWTGERCQNAPRSCKDIRGSLDSIGDGEYWIDPENSCKPIKVFCDMTTEGGGWLLVANFVTDGSTSFTRWTLNSSYRAIRNFTSNKMGIGTKAMQDLRSHLNFTQLRFHCSKKQGRTFHVATVANSSGEVVVQYFSGQTNVVPTSCGSFQKMHGDNSKLAAQCESWGYENRYHVGKWSKENQKREQRLYDRAAFVGYKYYWYLREDYWFCDDMTNDTISSPGDFWKIYVR